One Vicinamibacterales bacterium genomic window, TCTGGCCCGAGTTGACCTCGGGCGGAGCGGCGGGCGCGAGCTTCCTGCTGGGGGTCATCGCCTTGCAGGGGGCGTGTCTCACCTGGTCGATCGCGTCCGCCCACCAGCGGCGAAGCCACCTGGATCAGCAGACGCTCGGCGGCGCGGCGATCGAGATGGTGTTCGGCGGCCTGATGCTCATCGCGGTTGGTTCCGCGACCGGCGAGTGGCCCCGCCTCGCGTTCAGCGCACGCAGCGCGTGGGCATTCACGTACCTGGTGGTGGTCGGATCGATCGTCGGCTATTCGGCGTACCTCCACACGCTGAAACACCTGCCCATTGCGACGATTTCCCTCTACTCGTATATCAATCCAATCATCGCGGTGATCCTGGGCACGCTCGTGGCCAACGAGCCTTTCGGCCTCCGCGGCGCCGTCGCCTCCCTGATCGTCCTCCTCGGCGTCGCCGTCGTCCGCACCACGGGACCAAACGAACTGAACGCTGCCGCCGAGTCTTCGAGCCACCGAGACCAGCCGCCCGTCCGCCCGCAGGCGGCCGAACATCACGCACGGGAGAGCAAGAACGAACACGGACGCACGGCACCCGCTCGTCCTTGCTCGCCGGTGGACGGCGGCGTCGGTCGGCCGGAGACGGTTGGTGTCCGGGCCGACCGCTGATGGGCGGCCGGAGGGAGACTGTCGCGATTGCCGCCGTGCCGCCGTATCTTCGTGCCCTTGTGGCATGACGAAGGAGTGCCCTATGCCGCTGCCCACGCTTCCCTCGCTTCGCCGGATCACCGCTGACTCGGCGGGTGTCGGCTTCTTCCTGTGCACCACCAAGGAGGTGCGGCCGGGACGCAATGGCGACTTCCTGTCGCTGACCCTGCAGGACGCCACCGGACGCATCCAGGCGCGCGTGTTCGACGAGGTGGACCGCCTGAAGGGCGAGTTCGAGGCCGGCGAGTTCGTCAAGGTGAAGGGGCGCGCCAACCTCTACAACGAACGAATTCAGCTCATCGTCGAGAACATCCGGCGCGTGCACGCCGATCAAGACCGCATCGACGGCTTCCGCGAGGAGGACTGCGTGATGTCGTCAGCCCGGCCCATCGACGTGATGTGGGCGGAGCTCCAGCAGCGAATTGCGGGGGCCGCCAACCCGTACGTTCGGCAGTTGCTCGAGCGGATCGCCCGCGACCACGAAACACAATTGCGGGTGTGGCCGGCCGCGCAAACGCTTCATCACGCGTATCGCGCCGGGTTCCTCGAGCACGTGCTGCAGATGGCCGAAGTGGGACGGTTGCTGGCGACGGCGTACGAGGCGAACGCCGACCTCGTGCTTGCGGGCGCGTTGTTGCACGACATCGGCAAGCTGCAGGAACTCGACTACGACCTGGCGACCAGCTACTCCCGCGAAGGGCGGCTGCTCGGCCACATCATGCTCGGGGCCCGGCTGATCCGCGAAACGGCGGCCACCCTCGACGGTTTTCCGCCCCTGCTGCTCACCGAGATCGAGCACCTGGTCCTCTCACATCACGGCTGCCTGGAATTCGGTTCCCCGGTTGTGCCGATGACGGTGGAAGCCTTCATCCTGTCGTTCATCGACGATCTCGACGCGAAGATCAACATGGTGCGCGGGGCCATCAGAGACGACACCGGCGACGGCGAGTTCACCGGCTACCACTCGAAGCTGGCACGCGTGTTCTGGAAGGGGGCGAAGGAGTAGCTTATCCGGCAGCGTCGGCTGGTTTCTTGTCGCCGAGCGCGAACGTCATGGTCCCGGTCATCGCAACCGTGCCGTTGACCCGCGCGACGCCGTGCAGCACGCCCATGCGGCTCCGCAGGCGGCGCACGGTCGCCACGATTTCGACCACGTCGCCGGGCTTGACCGGGCGCTTGTACCGGACGCGGTCCATGCTCATGAAGAAGATCAGCTTTTCGCGGTTCTCCGGCTTGGCAAGGATGAGGATCGCGCCGACCTGGGCGACGGCCTCGGTGAGGATCGTCGGCGGAAACACCGGATCTTCCCCCGGCTGCCGCGACAGGTGGTGATCGTCCCGCGAGACGTTCTTGATGCCGACCACGCGCTTGTCCGGCTCGAAGGCGGTGATGCGATCGACGAGCAAGAACGGGTAGCGATGCGGCAGAATGCGTTCGATCGCGCTGTAATCGAGAGGAAGCTGCAAATCCATCGACAATCAACCTCGGCAAACCGGTTGCGGATCCGAGGACCCGCGCGACATAACCCCGGCGACGCGCCTGTGAGGCGTTTCCGTCCCTGCGGGTCCAGCAAGTATAATCCGGTTGGTTTCCACTCGTCTCGTATTCCTGAGCAGCGATGCCCCCATCCATCCCGGATCAGCCCGTGAACATCAGTCCGACACCCGTTCGACCGAGCGACCAGCAGCTCCTCACGACCCTGTTCGACCTCGGCCGCCAGGTCACCTCCGTTCTCAACCTCGACGAACTGCTGCAGCGCATCCCGCAGCTCATCAGCCGGTTGACCGAGTACCAGGCGTTCGCGGTGTATCTCGTCGACGAACGCCGAGGCGATCTCTCGATTGCATACTCGGTCGGCTACCCGGAGGACCGGGCTCGCAGCCTCCGGTTGAAGGCGGGGCAGGGCATCGTCGGAAGCTCGGTGGCCGAAGAGCAGCCCATCCTCGTGAACGACGTGCTCACCGACTCGCGGTACGTCGAGATCGTGCCGGGCACCCGCTCGGAATTGGTGGTTCCGCTGCGCCGCAAGGGCAAGGTGATTGGCGCCCTCAACCTGTTGAGCCCGGCGGTCGGACAGTTCACCGACCTGGACGAGGCGATCCTGCGGCAGTTCGCGGCGGCGGTCGCGGTCGGCATCGAGAACGCACGCCTCTTCGAGCGCGAGCGCCAGTACGCGGAAACGCTCGAGACGCTGGCCGAGATCGGCCGCGAGGTGTCCTCGATCCTGGACCTCAATCAACTGCTCACGCGCATCGCGCAGCTCACCAAGCGCGTCATCGACTACCGCACGTTTGGAATCCTGCTGATCAACGAGGAACGCCACGATCTCGAGATGAAGCTCGCGCTCAAGTACAGCGAGCAGACCACCGTCGCGCCGGTGAAGGTGGGCGAGGGTCTGGTTGGCTACGCCGCACAACACAAGGAAATCGTGTTGGTGCCGGACGTCGAGAAAGACCCGCGCTACGTCAAGCTGGTGGACGATGTCCGGTCGGAGCTGGTGATTCCGCTGCTCGTGAAGGATCGGTGCATCGGCGTCATCGACCTCGAAAGCCCGGAGCTGGATGCGTTCACGAAGAGCCATGCGGAGGTGATGACGCTGCTGGCCGCCCAGGCGGCCGTGGCCATCGAGAACGCGCGGCTCTACGAGACGATTCGCGCGAACGAGGAGCGCCTCGAGAACGAGTTGCGGTTCGCACAACGCGTGCAGGCCGCATTGCTGCCGCTCGAGTTGCCCAAGCGGATGAAGAGCGTGGATGTCGCCGCCCGCTTCGCGCCGGCGCGCGAGCTTGGCGGCGACCTCTACGATTACCTGCTTCCCGACGCGAACACGCTCGTGGTCGCGGTTGGTGACGTCTCGGGAAAGGGCGTGCCGGCCGCCCTCTACGGGGCGTTCGCCGGCGAGCTGATCCGGTCGCGCACGTTCCGCCGCCGCTACACCCCGCAGGGATTCAGCCCGGCCACGGTGCTGTCGTCGGTGAACACCATTCTCCACGAACGTCAGCTCGAGGAGTACTACTGCACGCTGTGCTACGCGGTGTTCGACATGAAGCGCCGCACGGTGATGCTCGCGAACTCGGGCTTGCCCTATCCCATCCGGTGCACGGCTGACGGGTGCGCGCCGATCGAATTGGCGGGCGTGCCGCTCGGGTCCTTCGGCGGATCCTCATACGACGAGATGACGTTCGACCTCTCATCCGGAGACCTGTTCGTGTTCTGCACGGACGGCATCTACGAGGCGATGAACGGCACCGGCAGCGAGTACGGGTCGGCACGGCTCATGGAGACGATCGCGCGAGCGCGGCACCTGTCCGCACGCGAGATCGTGGACCAGATCTTCAGCTCGGTGCACGACTTCCGCGGCGACGAGCCCCCGAACGACGACATGACGGCCGTGGCGGTGCGAATCACGTAATCGACACGGAGCACGCAGAGAGCGCCGAGACGAACCATGCACGGCTCACGGCCTGCGGCTCGAGCCCTTGGGAGGAAGACGATGCGGTTTGGATCGAGCCTCGTTCTGCTGCTGCTGGTTCCGACCCTCGCGTCTGCCCAGCCCGCGGCTTCGCCGGCCAGTCCGTCGGCGGACGTGCTGAAGAAGCAGTTCGCGGCGCGCCTCGAGCAGAACGTCCAGCCCACGGCGTCCACCATCAAGATCGCGATCCTCTACGAACTGATCAAGCAGGCGGAAGAGGGCAAGCTGAAGCTCGACGACGTCCGGCCGCTCGACCGGAAGAAGGCAGTCGAGGGCAGCGGCGTCCTGTTCAATCTCGGCACGCCGTCACTGGCGCTGCGCGACTACGCGATGCTGATGATCATCCTGAGCGACAACACCGCCACCAACGTCCTCATGGATGTCGTCGGTATGGAGGCGGTGACCGCCCGGATGCGAAGCCTCGGCCTGAAGGACACGAAACTGCGGCGCCACATGCTCGACGGCGCGGCGGCCAGGCGCGGCGACGAGAACGTGTCCTCCGCCGACGAGATCGCGCGGTTGTTCGAGACCTTCTACCGCGGTACGGGCCTGTCGCCTCAGAGTCGCGACGAGGCGCTGCGCATCCTCAAGACGCGCAACGAGTCGAAGTCCACCCCGGTCATTCGCGCCATTCCGGAAACCGTCGACATCGCCAGCAAGCCGGGCGAACTCGAGGGCGTCCGCGTCGACTCGGGCATCGTCTTTGTCGAGAATCGCCCGTACATCATCTCCGTGATGGCGACATACCTGCAGGACGACGATGCCGGAAACAAGGCGATCGAGGACCTGGCGCGAGTAGCCTACGGGTACTTCAGCCGACTTGCCGCCGGCACGGAATACGGACGACAGATCGGGCGGAACTGAGAATGCGGGTCTCGAGCAGGCCGGCGCGCCCTGGTCTCTGTCCTCTGTCCCCGGGTCCGCGTCCACGGACAAGGACGCCGGGTCGCCATCCGGCCAGACAGCGCCACATTCAGGCCGGATCTTGGGCAAGACGACCCGGCACAGGATTTGAAATGACCAGAGGCAGTCGCGCGGAATCGGCGGGATGCACCATTAACTCAGGCAGGCGCTGGCATCGTCGCATCCCGAATTGTCTGGCAGGGCATCCGGCTTCGCGCGACTGACTTCCACTCATCGAACCGACCTCCAACTCCCACCAACCCGGTGCCCGCCCGACCTAATCGACTGTCCAAACGTCTAGATGGAGCTGTCGGTGACGCCGCAGGCACGGTCGGAGGAAGCGCGCGACCGCCTGTTCGACCGGGACCTCGGCTTCGAGATCCAGCGCCAGCTCGACGAGGGGCTGCGCGCGGTCGCCCGCAGCCCGAGGCTGGGGCATTTCGAGTGGGCGCCTGGTGCCGGCCGCCTGGGCATCGTCGCGCAGGAGCTGACCCCGCAGTTGACCGAGTTCTTCGGCAGTGGCGGCGTCCTCGTAGCCACGGTCAACCCGAACACCGCCGCTTCGCGCTCGGGCCTGAAGGCGGGCGACATCATCTCGTCGGTCAACGGCCAGGCGGTTCGGACCACCGACAACCTCGTGGATCGGCTCCGCGACGTGCCGAACGGCCAGGAAGCCACCCTCGAGATCTACCGCGACAAGAAGGCGCTGACGATCAAGGTCATGCTGGCGGAGAGGACTGAGCTGGGGGAGGTGTGAGCGGAGAAAAGTGCTGCGCCAGATGCTACGTGCGGGTGAAAGGTGCGAGGTGCGAACTGCCGGGTGCGGAACGGCTGCCGGCGCACATTTCACGGGGCGCTCGGCACTTCTCTGCGCGCTTTGAACAGCGCACATAGCACGCCGCACTTATCTCTCTTCAAGAACCAACGTTGCCAGTTGTGCCGCGATGATTGTTGCGATCGCCTGCACGCTGGCGTTGGCTTCGCCGCCGTGGCGGATTTCTGCGGCCATGGCGCCGACGCATCCGGCGGCGGTGGTGATCGGCGTGACGATGGCGCCGCTGCGGCGGCTGCCGGCCGGGACGACCTCCAATCTGGAATCTCGGTAGGCCGCCGACACCGCGTTCTCGCCCAGGCGCGGCAGCGCCTGCATCTTGGCCAGCGTGTGCGCGCCGTAGCCATGGCTGAACGCGGGCCGCAGTTGGT contains:
- the fabZ gene encoding 3-hydroxyacyl-ACP dehydratase FabZ; this translates as MDLQLPLDYSAIERILPHRYPFLLVDRITAFEPDKRVVGIKNVSRDDHHLSRQPGEDPVFPPTILTEAVAQVGAILILAKPENREKLIFFMSMDRVRYKRPVKPGDVVEIVATVRRLRSRMGVLHGVARVNGTVAMTGTMTFALGDKKPADAAG
- a CDS encoding PDZ domain-containing protein encodes the protein MTPQARSEEARDRLFDRDLGFEIQRQLDEGLRAVARSPRLGHFEWAPGAGRLGIVAQELTPQLTEFFGSGGVLVATVNPNTAASRSGLKAGDIISSVNGQAVRTTDNLVDRLRDVPNGQEATLEIYRDKKALTIKVMLAERTELGEV
- a CDS encoding HD domain-containing protein, coding for MPLPTLPSLRRITADSAGVGFFLCTTKEVRPGRNGDFLSLTLQDATGRIQARVFDEVDRLKGEFEAGEFVKVKGRANLYNERIQLIVENIRRVHADQDRIDGFREEDCVMSSARPIDVMWAELQQRIAGAANPYVRQLLERIARDHETQLRVWPAAQTLHHAYRAGFLEHVLQMAEVGRLLATAYEANADLVLAGALLHDIGKLQELDYDLATSYSREGRLLGHIMLGARLIRETAATLDGFPPLLLTEIEHLVLSHHGCLEFGSPVVPMTVEAFILSFIDDLDAKINMVRGAIRDDTGDGEFTGYHSKLARVFWKGAKE
- a CDS encoding SpoIIE family protein phosphatase — encoded protein: MPPSIPDQPVNISPTPVRPSDQQLLTTLFDLGRQVTSVLNLDELLQRIPQLISRLTEYQAFAVYLVDERRGDLSIAYSVGYPEDRARSLRLKAGQGIVGSSVAEEQPILVNDVLTDSRYVEIVPGTRSELVVPLRRKGKVIGALNLLSPAVGQFTDLDEAILRQFAAAVAVGIENARLFERERQYAETLETLAEIGREVSSILDLNQLLTRIAQLTKRVIDYRTFGILLINEERHDLEMKLALKYSEQTTVAPVKVGEGLVGYAAQHKEIVLVPDVEKDPRYVKLVDDVRSELVIPLLVKDRCIGVIDLESPELDAFTKSHAEVMTLLAAQAAVAIENARLYETIRANEERLENELRFAQRVQAALLPLELPKRMKSVDVAARFAPARELGGDLYDYLLPDANTLVVAVGDVSGKGVPAALYGAFAGELIRSRTFRRRYTPQGFSPATVLSSVNTILHERQLEEYYCTLCYAVFDMKRRTVMLANSGLPYPIRCTADGCAPIELAGVPLGSFGGSSYDEMTFDLSSGDLFVFCTDGIYEAMNGTGSEYGSARLMETIARARHLSAREIVDQIFSSVHDFRGDEPPNDDMTAVAVRIT
- a CDS encoding EamA family transporter, encoding MSRTPRFSGPGLAYVSWAAICLIWGTTYLAIRIGLETLPPALGSGLRWLTAGTILAAVIVARGGRLPSLRTWPTLALIGFLFITAGNGFVVWAEQWVPSGLTAVLLATTPFWMVGVELMWPGGERPRPLTWVGLLIGFAGIVLLVWPELTSGGAAGASFLLGVIALQGACLTWSIASAHQRRSHLDQQTLGGAAIEMVFGGLMLIAVGSATGEWPRLAFSARSAWAFTYLVVVGSIVGYSAYLHTLKHLPIATISLYSYINPIIAVILGTLVANEPFGLRGAVASLIVLLGVAVVRTTGPNELNAAAESSSHRDQPPVRPQAAEHHARESKNEHGRTAPARPCSPVDGGVGRPETVGVRADR
- a CDS encoding serine hydrolase; this encodes MRFGSSLVLLLLVPTLASAQPAASPASPSADVLKKQFAARLEQNVQPTASTIKIAILYELIKQAEEGKLKLDDVRPLDRKKAVEGSGVLFNLGTPSLALRDYAMLMIILSDNTATNVLMDVVGMEAVTARMRSLGLKDTKLRRHMLDGAAARRGDENVSSADEIARLFETFYRGTGLSPQSRDEALRILKTRNESKSTPVIRAIPETVDIASKPGELEGVRVDSGIVFVENRPYIISVMATYLQDDDAGNKAIEDLARVAYGYFSRLAAGTEYGRQIGRN